From the Pseudarthrobacter sp. MM222 genome, one window contains:
- a CDS encoding HU family DNA-binding protein, with protein sequence MAKNRSELVAEVAGKAGTSQAAVNSVLDALFEVFETSVASGEKITIPGWLSVERTDRAARTGRNPQTGETIQIAAGHSVKLSAGSKLKAAVAKKK encoded by the coding sequence ATGGCTAAGAACCGTAGTGAACTTGTTGCAGAGGTAGCAGGCAAGGCCGGCACCAGCCAGGCAGCTGTCAACTCCGTGCTCGATGCACTGTTCGAGGTTTTCGAGACCTCTGTCGCCTCGGGCGAAAAGATCACCATCCCGGGCTGGCTCTCCGTTGAGCGCACCGACCGTGCAGCTCGCACCGGCCGCAACCCGCAGACCGGCGAGACCATCCAGATCGCCGCTGGCCACAGCGTCAAGCTGTCTGCTGGCTCCAAGCTGAAGGCTGCAGTCGCCAAGAAGAAGTAG
- a CDS encoding NHL domain-containing thioredoxin family protein, producing the protein MSETVRTHLRVRASELVGRNWLNTGGKSLDLESLRGKIVLLDFWTFCCINCLHVLDELRPLEQQYSDVLVTVGVHSPKFEHEADPVALAAAVERYEIRHPVLDDPELDTWKAYTARAWPTLVVIDPEGYIVAHLSGEGHADGLSVLLPELIAEHEAKGTLHRGDGPYVAPEPTSGTLRFPGKALYLPAGRGASAEGSPAGEADAGSWLVTDTGHHRLVELSTDFESVRGTYGSGEKGHADGGPEDSRYNEPQGLVLLPEDVAAKVGYDVVVADTVNHRLRGLSLADGKVITIAGNGVQRLLETGPARVDEEGAAYGARLEADPLRVSLSSPWDVVWSAKLNAVVVAMAGVHQIFSFDPLTGAVSIIAGNGLEGLLDGPAPEAWFAQSSGLAEDADGNIWVADSETSALRKLVIGTDASITVESAVGQGLFDFGFRDGDASQARLQHPLGVTVLPDGSVAIADTYNGAVRRYDPASGTVSTLARGLSEPSDVIVDHTHVAGAEPLLVVVEANKHQLVYVPIPKEAQQVDEGAAQTHRPKTPVAPGLLQLTVRFTAPTGQKLDDRWGDPTQLKISSTPPELLLSGGGTSVGLLRTLELASDIAEGVLHITARAAACDGPEDADGEIPDHAACHLYQQDWGIPVLLQADGDSELVLDLRGMD; encoded by the coding sequence ATGAGCGAAACCGTACGCACCCACCTCCGGGTCCGCGCTTCCGAACTGGTGGGCCGTAACTGGCTGAACACCGGCGGCAAGTCCTTGGACCTGGAATCCCTCCGCGGCAAGATTGTGCTGCTGGATTTCTGGACGTTCTGCTGCATCAACTGCCTGCACGTCCTGGACGAACTCCGCCCCCTCGAGCAGCAGTACTCCGATGTCCTGGTAACGGTCGGCGTGCACTCGCCCAAGTTCGAGCACGAGGCTGACCCGGTGGCTTTGGCCGCGGCCGTTGAGCGTTACGAGATCCGCCACCCGGTACTGGACGACCCGGAGCTGGACACCTGGAAGGCCTACACCGCCCGCGCCTGGCCCACCCTGGTGGTCATCGACCCCGAGGGCTACATCGTGGCGCACCTCTCCGGCGAAGGCCACGCGGACGGCCTCTCCGTGCTCCTTCCTGAACTGATCGCCGAGCACGAGGCCAAAGGCACCCTGCACCGCGGCGACGGCCCCTACGTGGCGCCCGAACCGACGTCGGGCACGCTGCGCTTCCCCGGTAAGGCCTTGTACCTCCCGGCCGGACGCGGCGCCTCAGCCGAAGGCTCCCCTGCCGGGGAAGCCGACGCCGGGTCCTGGCTGGTCACGGACACCGGACACCACCGACTGGTAGAGCTCTCCACCGATTTCGAGTCGGTGCGGGGCACCTACGGTTCCGGGGAAAAGGGCCACGCCGACGGCGGTCCCGAGGACTCCCGCTACAACGAGCCGCAGGGCCTGGTCCTGCTCCCGGAAGACGTCGCCGCGAAGGTCGGCTACGACGTCGTGGTTGCCGACACGGTCAACCATCGGCTCCGGGGGCTGTCGCTTGCCGACGGGAAGGTCATTACCATCGCCGGCAACGGCGTGCAGCGCCTGCTCGAAACGGGCCCGGCCCGCGTGGACGAGGAAGGCGCCGCCTACGGTGCCCGGCTCGAGGCGGACCCGCTGCGGGTCTCCCTGAGCTCCCCGTGGGACGTAGTGTGGTCTGCCAAGCTGAACGCCGTCGTCGTGGCGATGGCCGGCGTGCACCAGATCTTCAGCTTCGACCCGCTCACCGGAGCTGTGTCCATCATCGCTGGCAACGGACTCGAAGGCCTGCTGGACGGCCCGGCGCCGGAAGCCTGGTTCGCCCAGTCATCCGGCCTCGCCGAAGACGCCGACGGGAACATCTGGGTGGCGGATTCCGAAACCTCGGCCCTGCGGAAGCTGGTCATCGGAACGGACGCGAGCATCACGGTTGAATCCGCCGTCGGCCAGGGTTTGTTCGACTTCGGCTTCCGCGACGGCGACGCCTCCCAAGCCCGGCTGCAGCACCCCCTCGGTGTCACCGTACTGCCGGACGGATCGGTGGCGATCGCCGACACCTACAACGGCGCGGTCCGGCGCTACGACCCCGCATCCGGGACCGTGTCCACGCTGGCGCGCGGGCTCTCCGAGCCCTCCGACGTCATTGTTGACCACACACACGTGGCCGGCGCGGAGCCGCTCCTGGTGGTGGTCGAGGCCAACAAACACCAGCTGGTGTACGTGCCCATCCCGAAGGAAGCCCAGCAGGTGGACGAGGGCGCCGCCCAGACCCACCGGCCGAAGACCCCGGTTGCCCCCGGGCTGCTACAGCTGACCGTCCGGTTCACCGCCCCCACAGGCCAGAAGCTGGATGACCGCTGGGGCGATCCCACGCAGCTGAAGATCTCCTCGACCCCGCCGGAGCTGCTGCTGTCCGGCGGCGGGACCTCCGTGGGCCTGCTTCGGACGCTGGAACTCGCATCTGACATCGCTGAGGGCGTGCTGCACATCACTGCCCGCGCCGCGGCCTGTGACGGCCCGGAAGACGCCGACGGCGAGATCCCCGACCACGCCGCATGCCACCTGTACCAGCAGGATTGGGGGATCCCGGTGCTCCTGCAGGCTGACGGCGACTCCGAGCTGGTGCTGGACCTCCGCGGAATGGACTAG
- a CDS encoding cytochrome c oxidase assembly protein, with translation MPSAANSRATAAPPNSSGGARGPAGLPGGVAPSWQLVGLVALFAGLAAALLFTGAAAARQVSDPGALVRWGLPVSKALHNVSLATVIGGLIFAVGILPRSLGGSRSKEADATEHPAFTRALSVAASAGAVWTLSAIAVLVLGYADVAGQGLSGDPEFTRSLVYFMTDIETGRAWLAVVIIAAVVTTALFGVRSLGGLAATLVLALAGLVPSALIGHSSSSDDHEGAINSLGLHLVGVSAWVGGIIMLVFLSGILAAGGRGAAGASGKAGARQDITEPTLRRFSALAGFAFVLVLASGVVNASIRVTSWADLFGSSYGQLIVAKTAATLVLGGVGLMHRSWVIPQLGSQGVGMSARRVLWQLVVVELIIMGATSGVAVALGRSAPPAPTTYAPDASPAFILSGYDLPPELTPERWLTEWRFDWLWVAVAVFGLVSYFLGVWKVARRGDSWSLFRSVNWVIGLVVLTYVTSGPPSVYGRILFSAHMVDHMALTMVAPIFLVLGAPVTLALRALAPRRDGSRGPREWLLILLHSKFSQLVTHPLFAAANFAGSIVLFYYSDAFGYAMRDHVGHELMNLHFALTGYIFVLTMIGTDPLPRRAPYPMRLLLLLATMGFHAFFGVAIMGGTGLLAADYFGNLGRTWGPSALLDQQMGGAVAWGIGEVPTLLVAIGVAVQWSRSDARESKRTDRAADRNNDADLTAYNDMFAKLAERDAKLAERNSKLEGR, from the coding sequence GTGCCTTCCGCCGCTAATTCCCGTGCCACAGCCGCTCCGCCAAACTCCTCCGGGGGAGCGCGAGGCCCAGCTGGTCTTCCGGGCGGCGTAGCCCCGTCCTGGCAGCTGGTAGGCCTAGTAGCGCTCTTTGCGGGCCTGGCAGCTGCGCTGCTGTTCACAGGCGCCGCCGCGGCCCGTCAGGTCTCGGACCCCGGGGCCCTGGTCCGCTGGGGTCTGCCTGTCAGCAAGGCCCTTCACAACGTCTCCCTCGCCACCGTGATCGGCGGTCTCATCTTCGCCGTCGGGATCCTGCCGCGCAGCCTCGGAGGCTCCCGGTCCAAAGAAGCGGATGCGACCGAACATCCAGCCTTTACCCGTGCTCTGTCGGTCGCCGCAAGCGCAGGTGCCGTCTGGACCCTTTCTGCGATCGCCGTACTCGTGCTGGGCTACGCGGACGTGGCGGGCCAAGGGCTCTCCGGCGACCCGGAATTCACCCGCTCCCTGGTCTACTTCATGACGGATATCGAAACCGGACGGGCCTGGCTGGCCGTGGTCATCATCGCCGCCGTTGTCACCACCGCGCTGTTCGGAGTCCGGTCCCTGGGCGGCCTGGCGGCCACCCTGGTGCTCGCGTTGGCGGGCTTGGTGCCGTCAGCGTTGATTGGCCACTCCTCCAGTTCAGATGACCACGAAGGCGCCATCAACTCGCTTGGCCTGCACCTGGTGGGTGTGTCGGCGTGGGTAGGCGGAATCATCATGCTGGTGTTTCTTTCCGGCATTCTCGCCGCCGGGGGCCGCGGCGCCGCCGGGGCTTCGGGCAAGGCCGGCGCGAGGCAGGACATCACCGAGCCGACGCTCCGCCGCTTCTCGGCCCTGGCCGGGTTCGCCTTCGTCCTGGTTCTTGCCTCCGGCGTGGTCAATGCCAGCATCCGCGTGACCAGCTGGGCCGACCTCTTCGGCTCCTCCTATGGACAGCTCATCGTGGCTAAGACCGCAGCAACCCTTGTGCTCGGCGGCGTCGGGCTGATGCATCGCAGCTGGGTCATCCCGCAGCTGGGCAGTCAGGGCGTTGGCATGTCCGCCCGGCGCGTGCTCTGGCAGCTTGTCGTGGTGGAGCTGATCATCATGGGGGCGACGTCGGGCGTCGCCGTCGCCCTCGGCCGTTCCGCGCCGCCGGCGCCGACCACCTATGCCCCGGACGCATCCCCGGCCTTCATTCTCTCGGGCTACGACCTTCCGCCCGAACTCACGCCGGAACGCTGGTTGACCGAATGGCGGTTTGACTGGCTGTGGGTCGCCGTCGCGGTCTTCGGTTTGGTGTCCTACTTCCTCGGAGTATGGAAAGTGGCGCGGCGCGGTGACTCCTGGTCCTTGTTCCGGTCCGTGAACTGGGTGATCGGACTGGTGGTACTGACGTACGTTACGTCCGGCCCGCCGTCGGTCTACGGCCGGATCCTGTTCTCGGCTCACATGGTGGACCACATGGCACTGACCATGGTGGCGCCGATCTTCCTGGTCCTCGGCGCACCCGTGACGCTGGCCCTCCGGGCCTTGGCACCGCGGCGGGACGGTTCGCGGGGGCCGCGCGAATGGCTGCTGATCCTCCTGCACTCGAAGTTCTCCCAGCTGGTGACCCACCCGCTGTTCGCCGCCGCCAACTTCGCCGGCTCGATCGTCCTGTTCTACTACTCGGACGCGTTCGGTTACGCCATGCGGGACCACGTGGGCCACGAGCTCATGAACCTGCACTTCGCCCTGACCGGCTACATCTTCGTGCTGACGATGATCGGCACCGACCCCCTGCCGCGGCGGGCGCCCTATCCCATGCGGCTGTTGCTCCTGCTGGCCACGATGGGCTTCCACGCCTTCTTCGGCGTCGCGATCATGGGGGGTACGGGTCTGCTGGCCGCGGACTACTTCGGCAATCTCGGCCGCACCTGGGGTCCCTCGGCACTGCTGGACCAGCAAATGGGCGGCGCCGTGGCCTGGGGCATTGGCGAAGTGCCCACTTTGCTGGTCGCGATCGGCGTCGCGGTCCAATGGTCCCGCTCCGACGCCCGCGAGTCCAAGCGCACCGACAGGGCAGCCGACAGGAATAACGACGCCGATCTCACTGCTTACAACGATATGTTTGCCAAGCTGGCCGAACGCGATGCCAAGCTGGCCGAACGCAACTCAAAGCTGGAAGGACGCTGA